The Raphanus sativus cultivar WK10039 chromosome 6, ASM80110v3, whole genome shotgun sequence sequence GTGCAGGATGCTAGAAGCGAAAAATGGGAATCCAGGTGGTGTCCGTTTCACCAGACTAGTTTGAAGCTTTCCTAGTTTCATGAGAAACTCTCAGACGAAAGCTCAATTCTGGGATGTATATCTGTGCACATGAGGGGTTTCATACGTGCAAACGGAAAACCTGACCTTATGGAGGTGCTTTGGCAACGATGTCAAGAGCCTCTAATTGATTTCTTAGTTTCCATGTAATAACCAACGATTTGTTATTTGGTTTGAACCGTTTACATACatgaattataatttaaaagtgATAATAATTAATACTTAGGGCTGGGCATTTAGGGGATCGATCAGGTCTCGGCGATCTCAGGTCGGATTTCGAGTTTTTGGATTTATGAAATTTAGTCCCATTCAGATATTGAAAGTTCAGTTCAGATTCGATTCGGGTTTACTCGGATTAGGCTTTAGTAATATTTCTAAAAACCAGTAAAATCTAATATAATTTAggatttcaaattttaattggGCTCTTCGATtctaaaatattgttttatacttatttaatttcgaaaaccaaataaaaatccAGTAAACAAAGACCAAATATCAAAAACTTGAAATGAAAAAATGCTTTTATCACGattctttttggttttagtaTAATTTTCAACAAGCGAAACTAGAGAGTAAAATTAGAGAATAAGGAGAATGAAATTAGAGAACAAAACTTAAAGTACAAACAAGTGTTTTTACGCCCGACCTAGACCCACGGCCTGACCAGTAAATCCGGTGATCCACAAAGTccaatttagggtttaagatatATCTGTTAATTAAAACCCTGCTAAAATCCACTAAAACCTCCTAACCTGACAACCTGACTATCGGTTGAACTAACGGATGAACTAATGagtaattttattagtttttgttagattttttaattattttattaaatatgtattgtattcttaataaaaatgttattttttattttttaagctTTTAATTTTCTCTTGAAATTATCGTAATTCTTACTGCCCACATATAATTTATATCTCATTCaactttcttttaaaattttgttaatttgttaatttGTGAATATCATTTGTTTTAGCTTTCTAGACTCTAAATTCTGTCTTTTTCTTGAAACACAACCTCTGTCTTAGaaactgttttttattcttATCGTAATTCAtatgcttttattttattttattgattttacaTGTCTTTCTTGTAAATCAATTTCATTgacattatttaattttgtaaaatcgCATATAATATCGACTAAACTGTTTTAtcatgatatttatattttgataaacaTTTCATTATGCCAcctgaaaaaattatatagttaacaataataaaaagaacGAAAATTAGTTAATGAGATTtggtattaatttattttgttatcaaaAATGTATTACAATCTTGATGTTTATTGTtggtttattttcatttttatttaatttatttaatgataTGAATATATAAGTCTTATAATATTCAAGtcttattatgttttattataagtCATAACTCCTaatttcttacaaaaatattaaaaattttaattttatttttaattttttttgaatgtgaaatgaaaataaaataaagagaccaaatttaaatatttttttaagaaatgcGAAATATCTCTTATATTTCTAATAGCTAATATATAATTCTAATCATAAATTAACTACTTTATTAACATGATGTTCATCTAAGGTCGACCCAATAACTTGGTGACCAGAAAGGTTGTCCGCTCAGCGTCTGATGCGGATTTAAAAACATTGGTACGaactagggctgggcaaccGGGATACTATTCGGGTGTCGGTTTTAATTTAATCGGGTTCGGGTTTTCATGGTTACCGAAAACCAGTTCCATTCGGATAATTTAAAACttcggttcgggaccggttcgggtactcttcggttcggatcggggtTGGTAAATTATTTTGGTATTGGTATAACCCAAAATACTATCAGGTTTAGGTTTCAAACGGACTTTCGGTTCTTGAGTATATCGTTTATACTAAATGTAACCAATACAAATCTAAATAAATCGTAACTTGCAATACAAGTATGTAAGTAAAAGCATCAATTTTGTCACTAACCaaagaaaacaattataaaacgACGAAAATTTAAAACGAAAGCCAAACATCtttattgatataaataaaataaaacaaatgagaAAATTCAAAGAAAGCTAAAgccaaaaccaaaaccgaatgagaaacatattatttaatgaaatcaaaaaccaaaaacataaataaaacttcaaaaataaaaaagaaacatcaaccttgatcattcaaaatcaaacgataaaataaacatatctatcgatagaaataaaaccaaaaaaatgaaaacataaaacgaAAAACCAATTTCTCATGAAATGAGAAGCATTGTTCAATaaacacaaaaccaaaatataaaaaacttcaAACTTCAACCGCAATCTTCAACCATAAACTTCCATATTATAAAACCACCAACTTTTAtgtaatagataataatttagatGTTTCATATATTTAAGTGTATTTTGGATACATATCAGAAATTAAAATCATGTTTAGTACAAGATTTTTTGgggggttttgaatgtttcgggttctatcggatatcgaTTTAAATTCGGATTtggttcggataatacccataatccaaaataccataaaacaagagccattcggtatttatgtcgggttcggatcggtttggATTCGTTTTTATCaaatcggattcggttcggattttcgggttcggttaatttgcccagccctaaatTACGAACACATCATGTCCAATAAATTTGAAGCGAAAACACATCAGACCTGATAAAATTGAcaatagagaagaagaaataacattaaatatcaaaatatattaaattaaatattcgagttaattatttatattagtaGATACTTATTTTGGGTAATCGATGAAATGTTAAGTATTTTAGGTACTGATTCAGGATTGACTTCAGGTTTagtatgaatttttatttgagttttgattttttggGGTTTTTCGTATATTCATTCTTTGATTCGGATAAAACTCATAACTCTGAACTATCATAAAAAGTTTCATTCCATATTTGTCCGCCTCCGGCCCCAACTCAGCCACTCACGTTCACGTATACGTGTAACCGCGTTTTAGAGGCTACTTCCCATATTCGGTTGGGTACAATCGCAACATACATTCTCCACTCCTTATCTCCTTTCTCAGTCCCTAACTCTCGaactctgagtgagagagagagagagagagaagcaaggATGGAGGTATTCTACTACTTGGTGTTCGGAGTGATGGCTGCAGTAGTGGCGGCTTTGGAAATGAGCAAGAGAAACAATGATCAAAACACTTCTTCTTCCTTCAATTCCTTCCAGAACAATTACATCCTCGTCTTCTCCATCATGATGGGTACGTACTTCATCATCGCAACACTCGCTTTTGAACAAAGATTTGTATGAGATTGTATCACCAGTTTCTTGGATAATAATATGAAGCgattaatatttgatttttgttctgATGTTAAATGGATAAATTCATATTATGATATATGGTTTGTGTTGCTTTACAGCTGGGGATTGGCTTCAAGGGCCTTACGTGTATTACCTTTACAGCACTTATGGTTTTGGTAAACAAGATATTGGTCAGCTTTTCATCGCTGGTTTCGGCTCCTCTATGCTCTTTGGAACCATTGTTGGCTCTCTTGCTGACAAACAGTGAGAatcatctttcttttttcttttctttttttttttgtgttcaaGTTCCGTTTTATATCTGTGTGTTTTGGATTCAGGGGTCGAAAGAGGGCATGTGTTACATACTGCATTGTTTACATACTTAGCTGCATCACCAAGCATTCTCCACAGTACAGAGTTTTGATGGTGGGTCGTATCTTGGGTGGTATTGCTACTTCTCTCTTGTCTTCTGCCTTCGAATCTTGGCTCATTGCTGAGCACAACAAGGTCagcatttcttttaatttttttctactTATGAATCATCATGAGTAGAACATAGTCTAACTCCAAGCAATGACTGCTTCTCTATGAGTGGCACATTCAATTCTTGATGGCTGTAAAAATCTCGAAATCAGATTGTTCTACAACATAGCAAAGTTTTCATTTGCAATTTTTTAATACAAAGTTGGATGTAGAAGAAAGTAGAAACTCTTAGTTTTAGCCATGGCTGatgtgacttttttttttgctttatgaACAGAGGAACTTTGACCAACAGTGGCTGTCACTGACATTCTCAAAGACTGCTTTCCTAGGGAGTGGTCTGGTGGCTATTCTCTGTGGGTTGCTTGGTAATCTACTTGTTGACACTTTTTCCTTCGGTCCTGTTGCTCCCTTTGACGCCGCTGCTTGCTTTCTTGCCATTGGAATGGCCATCATATTGACAACATGGTCTGAGAATTTCGGATCTGACAGCAAAGATTTGATGACTCAGTTCAAACTCGCTGCTATAACAATTGCTTCAGGCAGGTTCAAAAACTGTTAATATAAATTGTGCTTGCTCATTATCTCTAACACTGTTTTATTTTTGCTCAGATGAAAAGATTGCATTGCTGGGCGCTATTCAGTCCCTGTTTGAAGCCTCGATGTACACATTTGTTTTCCTCTGGACACCAGCTCTCAGCCCAAACGATGAAGACATTCCACACGGCTTCATCTTTGCAACCCTCATGTTGGCCTCGATGTTGGGAAGCTCCCTTGCAGCTCGTCTCATGGCTTGCTCATCTCTCAGAGTAGAAAACTACATGCAAATCGTCTTTCTAGTCTCCGCTGCTTCTCTTCTGCTCCCCATTACAACAAGTGTATGTCCTCAGGGGTCTTAAGACTGAACCTATATGGTTTATCTCTTATGTTTaatcaaacattttttatataataataaaaacatgtTTGTTCAGGTCTTGGTGACTCCTTCTAAGGTGAAAGAGGAAGGCTTGTCACTAGCTTGCTCCATCCAGCTACTTGGTTTCTGTGTATTCGAAGCTTGTATTGGGATATTTTGGGCATCGATAATGAAGATGAGATCACAGTATATCCCTGAAGAAGCAAGAAGCACCATAATGAATTTCTTCCGTGTTCCGCTCAACCTCTTTGTCTGCATCGTCTTGTACAACGTAAGAATAAGTCCGGTTTTCATCTTTaatctttttctgttttcttataaaaaaatcttgtgGTTGGTTGTGCAGGTTGATGCGTTTCCGATCACAATCATGTTTGGTATGTGCTCAATCTTCCTCTTCGTAGCTTCCATTTTACAACGGCGGCTTATGGTCATCACCGAAAACCCAAGTGCGTTACTTCTTCTCTTACGGTCTTATAAATATAAAGAATACGATTCCAAGTTGTGTTAGCTTTTGTGGTAAATGGTAATGACTTACCATAATAGCTTTGTATGTTTGTTTACTTGCAGAGGGAGAAGAGCGAAGTCCCATGAAGGAGCGAAACTCGGAAGTCGACCCTCTTGTCCTCTGATCATGTTCCGTTCAGTATTTCTTAGTTTATTAAGAGCATATGCAATTGTGTTCCCACACTGGCGCgattttcagtttaatttttaaattattttattagtttttttcgtctcattaaaaaaaaaattaatcgtGGACCACCACGTGTCGTGGAACCTACGACACAGTAACAAAACACAACTAAGATCAATCTTTATATTAGAATTTTTAGGATTGGTAACGGcagtaaccaaaaaaaaacaattttccctaaattttatatatgaaaatgtatAATGGTTTAAAGTATCTGTAAGTCTAGtgtgaaaatatttatagaattttcaAATCTAGttaacactaaattttaataaGAATGTCAGATTAATCTATAAatcaataacaatagatttgaaaattttgataattattatGAAAATGCATAATTATCTAgtattattagtttatagattttcatatttttatcaaaatctagtgttattgatttttgattttataattctgTACAAAATTTTTGCTATTCAAAAACTTTGGATTTTAATGTTGGAATTATTAAAGacatatacaattatttattgtCCGATTGATACGATAATGTCAATTTTAAACCTTAGAGATTGACCTGatgaattttgattttgatctcattcccaaaaaaaaatcttttagttAAATTCTCATTGACTAAATActttattatattctttttgtgtttaattTACTTCTAAAACCAACAAAAACAATCAGTACATGTTTGAAACTTTTTAAAGTAAACAATTAATTTGTGGTGAGTCAAACTTTTAAATTCAACCTACAAAGCCAAATGGTAACAATATTAATAGTgataaatgtgtatatatacacagAAGCATGGGTTAGTTTCTAAACAACTTAAAGAAAATATCAGAATAAAGCTTTCAAggatgaagcttgtggtcttCATATCGTTCTTGCTCATGGTTTCATTGTGCTCTTCAGGTAATTAAACTTGTATACAAAAAATCTCTTCAAACATTAAAGTAgttatcataatatatatatatattaagaatgtcaaaaatgtttatttggttttctgaaaatatttagtaaaattttctaatTTCTAAAATCAATATATGTATTGTTCCTACTTCAGACGAATAATTAGGTTGATACCTACGTACATATATCATCtgaactttttatatatatcattaggATCTGTGGAGGGTCACGAAATTGCTGACAATTACCTCTATTCCTCGAAAAAGGTATGCATTAATCTCAAAACGAAATGTTCTTTCTTGTAGGGACCTTTCTTTGTATTTTCATTGTATTTCTCGTCTCAAGAGTCTCAAtcattttaaaagtaaatattaccAGTCGtcattttaaaatgaaaactaCGTATATAATTTGAACTCTTTGGGTAAATTTACCTAAAACTAATTGTTGGtgccgcaaaaaaaaaaaaaatgtgataaTAGGTTGAAGATCTTCAAATGATGGATTATCCTCCAACAGGCCCAAACCCAGGACACGACCCGACAGTTCCTCCGCCTCCGCCTTCCGACCAAGAAAACATGATGGAAAATTATGTAAACTGAATAAATGACCGCACTGAAATCCATTACATCTTTGTAAaactaaacatataattaaataaattgcATTCGTGAGTtcttattttatcattttattatgtttataattAGTGTCAAAAGAATTCAAAATTCAACCTTTTACTCTTCAGGTTTCTGGATTGACTCTATTATTTAACCGATTAAGTTTCCCAGGGGAAAgtaaaaccataaaaattagGTGTCAATTAGGGCCTAAGTCCGCGGCCGAACCCGTCCAGCCTAAAATTTATCGGGTTTGGACTCGATCTTATTATCGAGTTTGGACTCGATCTTATAATCCTAAAACAATCTAACTTTTTGGGTTAAGTCTATTTGGACTATGGATATTTTGGATCTGAACCCGTTTAAACTAGGACCGACCCAAAAAtccccaaaattttatattttaatataaatattatcattCTTGTAATCAAAACTATTGTTAATATTGACAAATTGTTCTAATATATTTGATctcaattttaataaaacaaatatgaaagtTGTTAATGCATCTTATTGTTTAATCATTACAAGtatcacatttaaaattttacaaatgtACCTTATTTTTATGTacgatatgttttttttcttcataaataCAAACTACGACACGTTTGATTCTGTTTTTTATTAAGTGGAGAGGGTGTTGAAACCATTGTATATGATTTTAATCAGACCCTTTTGGGTTTCTTGTATTGGTTTGTGGgttaatatttatttgagtTATTCTTAGATTTACTCCGTAGATTCACCAACCATtagtattttgttatttcatatttaatattttttaaaaacgaaaacaaaatataaaaatcaaattatataatatataaaaataaaaaggtaagaaaataaaatatagtagtagttacaaaaaattcaatattttaacaccgtcaacaaaacactaaactctaaaccttcggaaaaaccctaaatcttcgtataaatcctaaaccctaaatcaaataaactaaacactaaatcttaaaaacattaaactcttaatcataactcataaatctttggataaaaataaataaaaaataggaGTAGTtgctattttctaaatatttttaatgttatcatcaaaacactaaaccctaaatattaaacattaaattctaaatccttAAATAAACCACAAACcctagggtttaggatttaggggtTAGTATtaagggtttagtgtttttaagATATAGTTTTTAGTGTTCTTGATTTAGAGTTtgtgatttatccaagggtatagaatttgcccaatggtttagggtttaggatttagtttttTGCTGATGgcgttaaaaatattaaaaacatatttttgttttttgcaactactattatttttatttatttttatccttaaatacttttttcaaatattttttttcaaacatttttttatgacacacaaatatgaaaatgatgTAACTagtaccaatttttttttgaaaatgaccaaaatga is a genomic window containing:
- the LOC108809642 gene encoding uncharacterized protein LOC108809642, encoding MEVFYYLVFGVMAAVVAALEMSKRNNDQNTSSSFNSFQNNYILVFSIMMAGDWLQGPYVYYLYSTYGFGKQDIGQLFIAGFGSSMLFGTIVGSLADKQGRKRACVTYCIVYILSCITKHSPQYRVLMVGRILGGIATSLLSSAFESWLIAEHNKRNFDQQWLSLTFSKTAFLGSGLVAILCGLLGNLLVDTFSFGPVAPFDAAACFLAIGMAIILTTWSENFGSDSKDLMTQFKLAAITIASDEKIALLGAIQSLFEASMYTFVFLWTPALSPNDEDIPHGFIFATLMLASMLGSSLAARLMACSSLRVENYMQIVFLVSAASLLLPITTSVLVTPSKVKEEGLSLACSIQLLGFCVFEACIGIFWASIMKMRSQYIPEEARSTIMNFFRVPLNLFVCIVLYNVDAFPITIMFGMCSIFLFVASILQRRLMVITENPKGEERSPMKERNSEVDPLVL